In Terriglobus sp. TAA 43, a single window of DNA contains:
- a CDS encoding FG-GAP-like repeat-containing protein: MKHLATFLLFLSAACTTLSAGAQSFQPDIRYQSNTLHAWSSTGSGSWQPEGDSIVGHGGANGAWLLSDKSYQDVAFYGEFRCANPCDAGFLLRAKPTSDGGLKGVLVSFSESSLPTFAVSIDRDGKIVRKDLLARGGLLQRVTPPPAKPQTGGAARPRNANTVVLPLHAPDTSLKVGEWNRVESFFDANTVRSFLNDGHQEGAISEEGYGRVGLYVGSGGQVSFRKLALKDLNRKVRDAEKVGDGFRKQKLNDFYYSWGTAAADFNHDGVLDIVSGPYIYYGPDYRTSCEIWLALSSNPTTEFATDSTMEFAADFNGDGWPDVLTVMFGNGPGIQLYINPKGENRRWDKYTVGSAVQSEIAVLRDVDGDGKPELVCSGEGYVRYLKPDASDPTKPWTIHNISEKGYGASHGIGVGDVNGDGRMDVIDPFGWWEQPAQNAANVTWTYHPQALAKYGRGMMGGSVMAVYDVNGDGLNDIVTSLNSHGWGLAWYEQKRENGNITFVEHMVMDDFTTANAGNVTFSELHGSGFGDVDGDGLTDFIVGKRYFSHLDTNLDPDPRDAPVLYWYKTVRDPKAPGGAKLVPELIDTHSGVGSDVLAVDLNRDGVLDIVTSTRFGTDIYWNTRPKRPVRTKEK, from the coding sequence ATGAAGCATCTCGCCACCTTCTTGCTATTCCTTAGTGCTGCATGCACCACGTTGAGTGCCGGAGCACAGTCCTTTCAGCCAGATATTCGGTATCAGAGCAACACATTGCATGCGTGGTCATCGACAGGGAGCGGATCATGGCAGCCAGAGGGAGATAGCATTGTCGGGCATGGGGGAGCGAATGGGGCATGGCTCCTTTCGGATAAGTCTTACCAGGATGTGGCTTTTTATGGTGAATTCCGCTGTGCCAATCCTTGTGATGCAGGATTTCTGTTGCGTGCAAAGCCGACTTCCGATGGTGGATTGAAAGGCGTTCTTGTTTCGTTCAGTGAGAGCTCGCTTCCGACATTTGCTGTCTCCATTGATCGCGATGGCAAGATCGTTCGCAAGGACTTGTTAGCCCGTGGTGGCTTGCTGCAGCGGGTTACGCCTCCTCCAGCAAAGCCTCAGACCGGAGGCGCTGCACGGCCAAGAAATGCGAACACTGTTGTGTTGCCTCTACATGCCCCTGATACTTCGTTAAAAGTCGGGGAATGGAACCGCGTTGAGAGTTTCTTCGATGCGAATACTGTTCGATCATTCCTGAATGATGGGCATCAGGAAGGCGCGATCTCCGAAGAAGGCTACGGACGCGTTGGGCTTTATGTAGGAAGTGGAGGCCAGGTCAGCTTTCGCAAGTTGGCCCTAAAGGATCTGAATCGTAAGGTCCGCGATGCGGAGAAGGTGGGCGATGGCTTTCGCAAGCAGAAGCTTAACGACTTCTATTATTCGTGGGGTACGGCTGCTGCTGACTTCAACCACGATGGCGTGCTGGACATTGTTTCCGGACCTTACATCTATTACGGTCCGGATTACAGAACGTCGTGTGAGATATGGCTGGCGCTTAGCTCAAATCCCACGACAGAATTTGCTACTGATTCGACAATGGAGTTTGCTGCAGACTTCAACGGCGATGGCTGGCCCGATGTTCTGACAGTGATGTTTGGTAATGGTCCCGGTATCCAGCTCTACATCAATCCCAAAGGGGAGAATCGTCGCTGGGATAAGTACACCGTTGGCTCGGCCGTACAAAGCGAGATTGCGGTTCTGCGCGATGTGGATGGTGATGGCAAGCCAGAGCTGGTGTGTTCCGGCGAAGGATACGTCCGTTATCTGAAGCCCGATGCTTCCGATCCTACAAAGCCCTGGACGATACATAACATCTCTGAAAAGGGATATGGCGCTTCACATGGCATTGGCGTGGGGGATGTAAACGGCGATGGTCGCATGGACGTCATCGATCCGTTTGGATGGTGGGAGCAGCCTGCGCAGAACGCTGCAAATGTGACCTGGACTTATCATCCGCAGGCTCTTGCGAAGTATGGGCGCGGCATGATGGGAGGCAGCGTTATGGCTGTCTACGACGTGAACGGCGATGGATTGAATGACATTGTTACGTCGCTGAATTCTCACGGCTGGGGACTTGCCTGGTATGAGCAGAAGCGTGAAAACGGAAACATTACTTTCGTGGAACACATGGTGATGGATGATTTCACAACTGCGAACGCGGGGAACGTCACCTTCTCAGAACTACATGGATCCGGCTTCGGAGATGTCGACGGCGATGGCCTGACAGATTTCATTGTGGGGAAACGATACTTTTCGCATCTGGATACGAACCTTGATCCTGATCCGCGAGACGCTCCGGTCCTCTATTGGTACAAGACAGTGCGCGATCCGAAGGCACCTGGCGGCGCGAAGCTTGTTCCTGAACTTATTGATACACACAGTGGTGTGGGGTCAGATGTACTCGCCGTTGACCTGAATCGTGATGGTGTTCTGGATATCGTAACGTCCACGCGTTTTGGAACAGACATTTACTGGAATACACGACCCAAACGACCGGTTCGCACAAAGGAAAAATAG